A stretch of DNA from Candidatus Eisenbacteria bacterium:
GGCCGCGAAGCACGCGCTCACTCCCTCCGCGCTGGAGCGCCTCCTCCACCCTCTCCGCGTACCAGCTCAGCAGCTCGGGCCAGTTGGATTCCCAGTTCGGGCTGAACTGGACGCGCGGCGCCAGGTCGCCGACCGGCGCGGCGAAGGGCTCCGCCTCCGTCGGCTTCAGGTTCTTGTACCCCCAAACCCACTGGTACATCTGCCCGCGGGCGGTGGTCAGATCCTTCTCCTCCGGGTTTTCGGCGCGGAGGAGTTTGATGGAGTTCTGCCACCAGGGAAGCATGGCGTATTCCATCTTGAAGTTGTAAACCAATTCCTTCCGGTACGTGGGCACGTCGGCGGTGAAGATGCGGTCGAAGTAGCCGTACTCCTCCTCACCCTCGATCGTGTAATAGAGATTGATCACGCACGGGATCGGCAGGTCCTCGAAGCGGAAGACCAGATTCCGCACGCGCTGATAGATCTCCGCCTCGTCCGGATAAGCGACGCGGACCTGGATGTTCTCCTGGGGGAGGTCTGTCTTCTGTCCCTCGCGATCCACGATCTCACCGGAGTGGCGGCTGATGACCTGCCCCGCCCAGTAGGGAATCACGATTTCGCGCACCCGTTCGGCGCCGCTTGCGTCGAGCACGGCGTACTTCCGGGTGAACCGGCGGGTGGTGGTGTAGCGGCTCTCCGTCGCGATGGAGGCCTGCCGGTCCGAGGAGAGTCCCCCCCGCTCCGTGTCGGAGATGTCCTGGCGGACCGTCTCGCCCGTGTACTCCACGTCCGCTTCCAGATTGTCCAGGAGACAGACCAGGCTCTCCCCGCCGTATTTCTGCATCAGGTTTTCCCAGAACCGATCCGTTTTTTGCCCCGCATCCGCCCGGGCGAAAAAGAAGAGGGCGAGCAGCGAAGCGGAGGCGATCCAGATCAGGGACCCCCGCGCGAACTTCGTCATTCCTGACCTCCGTCTGTTTTCCGAACCGGGCGGACCCGCTCGATCCGTAGTCGTTTCTCGGGCCGTCGTCCGGCCCCCGCGTTCGGTTTCACCCGCGCCGGTCGCGCGGCGTTTCGGCGCGCCCCGGCCCGGAGGGCCGAGACGCCGGCCCATCAGTCGTCACCGTCCTCTTGATCGTCGGCGGTGTCTTTCTGGTAGTCCAGATCGTCGTCGTCGTCGAAATCGACGTCGTCGTCCAGATCGTTCAGCCCCTCCACCGTTTCCCCGGTCCGTTCTACGTAGCAAAGGGGACAGAAATAATAACCGTCGTATTCGTGGGCGCAGCCGGCGCAGATCCACGCCTCGCAGCTGTGGCAGTTCTCCTGCGCGTTGGAGGAACCACAGATGGCGCAATTCATGGCTTACCCCTCCTCTTTCGCTCCGAGAGCGCCGCCGGACCCTCCCGGCACGCGCTCCCCGCGCCTCTTCCTCGACAGGCGCGACTATCCACAATTCGCGGAAAGAACGCCAGTGAAAAGCCCGCGGGCGATTTCTCCTCCCCCGCGGACGCTACAGGTCGAAGGATTCACCGGGCCGGAGAACCTTCACCTCCGCCACGCCCCGCATCCGCTCGACGAAACGGTCCGCGTTCGGGGCGATCAGCGGGAACGTGCCGAAGTGCATCGGCACCGCCCTCTTCGCCCCGCACATCTTCACCGCCTCGGCGGCGGACGCGGCGCCCATGGTAAACCGGTCGCCGATCGGGACGAGGGCGACGTCGATGGAGAAGTATCGGGGGAGCATTTCCATGTCGGGGATCAAACCCGTGTCCCCCATGTGATAGACCGTCCAGCCGTCCATTTCGATCACGAAACCTGTGGGAGTGGAGCCCGGCGAGGAGTGGGCCGCGCTCACCATGTGGAAGCGTACCCCTCCGTTTTCGACGGTGCCGCCGATGTTCATCGGTTCCACGTTGATTTTTCGCTCCTCCGCCGCGGAGGTGATCTCGAAAATCGAGACCAACGTCGCCCCGGTCCTCTCGGCGATGGGGTAGGCGTCCCCCAGATGGTCGGCGTGGCCGTGGGTGACGACCAGGAAGTCGAGGTCCTTCACCTCTTCCGCGCGGATCGCCGCCTTCGGGTTGCCGGTCAGAAAAGGATCGATCAGAACGGTCTTCGTCCCGGTCAGTTGGAAGCAGGAATGTCCCAACCAGCGTATGTTCATCTTCCGGCCTCCTCTCGGGTTCCGTCGGATGTCGGCTCCCGGCAAGTATAGTCCAGTCGCCCGGGGGAGGCAATCCGTGGGTGTCCGGTCCGGCAGGCGGGGCGGGGCGCCGTCGCGGGAGAGAAGATTCGAGGCGGAGCGGGTCGGGAGAGGGTCGCGGCGCGCCCTAAGGCGAGGTTTCGAGGCGAACGGTTCGGAAGCCGGCGTCGCGGCAGAGATCGAGGACGCGGCGGACCTCCCGGTAGGAAGCTCCGTTGGCCGCGACGATGGTGAGCGCGCCCTCCTCCGGGTCCTCTTCCCATAGGGAGGCGAGGGCGGCGGCGAGCCCGTCCGAGGGGACGGGGATGGCGGAAGCACCCACACGCTCCAGGCGCGTCCCCTCCCGGCCGACCATCAATCGCGCCGGTCGGGGCGGGTCCGCGGGGGCCTCGGGGAGGGGCGCGCCCGATGGGGAGGCCGCTTCCGGCGCGTAGGCCGCCTCCGCGTCGAGCACCGCCCAATGGGCGGAAGAAGCCGCCAGAAGGAAGACCGGCACGATGACGACGAAGAGGGCGAGAAGGGGGACTCTCTCCGCCTCGCGCCGGACCCGTTCCCTGGTTCGGCCGCCGATTCGCCGGGTCGGAATCAACGGATCTCTCCGTTGGTCACGAAGTCGACCAGGCGCTCCCCGCGCTCCGCGATGCCCGTCTTCTCGTCGTCGAAGGGGTCCGCCTGCTCGGCCCGGTTCCAAAGGTGGAGCAGGTTGGTGAGCACGGCGATGCGCGCTTCGATCTCCTCCACCACCCGATCGGCGCGCGCGCCGAGAAGGCCGTGGGCGAGGAGCGCGGGAATCGCGACCAAGAGCCCGGCGCCGGTCGCCGCCATGGCCGCCGCGATCCCCGAGGCAAGCGCCGCGGCGCGCGCCTCCACCGGCGACTCGGCCGCCCCCTCGAAGGCGAGAACGAGACCGACGATGGTGCCCAGGAGCCCGATCAGCGTGGCCGTGTTGGCGCCCACCGCGA
This window harbors:
- a CDS encoding biopolymer transporter ExbD, which gives rise to MIPTRRIGGRTRERVRREAERVPLLALFVVIVPVFLLAASSAHWAVLDAEAAYAPEAASPSGAPLPEAPADPPRPARLMVGREGTRLERVGASAIPVPSDGLAAALASLWEEDPEEGALTIVAANGASYREVRRVLDLCRDAGFRTVRLETSP
- a CDS encoding metal-dependent hydrolase, whose amino-acid sequence is MNIRWLGHSCFQLTGTKTVLIDPFLTGNPKAAIRAEEVKDLDFLVVTHGHADHLGDAYPIAERTGATLVSIFEITSAAEERKINVEPMNIGGTVENGGVRFHMVSAAHSSPGSTPTGFVIEMDGWTVYHMGDTGLIPDMEMLPRYFSIDVALVPIGDRFTMGAASAAEAVKMCGAKRAVPMHFGTFPLIAPNADRFVERMRGVAEVKVLRPGESFDL